The window CGTCGGTCCAATCAACAGTCGTTGATGGTCCAACTAATAGATGGACATTGTTACGCGGTTTTACACAAATTGGGGTATTTAAGCCCTATTTCGGTTAAAGCTTGTTGAATACAAGTGTTTTGTCTTAAAGGGTAATTAGGAATTTGTAGGGTGAGAGAACTTCTATACTTATAAGGGCTTGAAAAGAAATTTTCTCAAGGCTTGGGGTTATCCTATGGTGTGCATTGCACGGAGAGATCGGGTTACTTCTGTAATCAGAAAAGGTAATTGGGATAACTCTAAagttttatcattattattatagtAAATATCTCTATAGCTTTGTGCCATAAATttttctaataaaaaaaaatctacataAAATCGCATAGTTCTATTCTAGTTGATCGATTGTTTCTATTTTAATTAATGAACGTGATTCCGTGAAACTGAGATTTTCAATGAACGTGATTCGGCCGAGATTAACCGTGGTATTAGATCAAGTTGAATTCCGCAAAGCTGAGATTCACCGTGGTATTAGATCAAGTTGAATTACAAGACATCCTAACACGATTGGGCATAAATAATGAACCGCATGTatgtcacatacacatcaaggtgaccTAATACAGCTTTTCATTGGACACGCTCCCTGGCACATGCACAGAGAAGCAAAGAGAAGGATTCCCGTGTTTGTACttgtgaactttttttttttttgttagcttgtcagtacaccaactgtcagttcacacttcactgttagccacccccactaaggaaGTGTTGACTGTTCAAACATACACATGGCACAACTGTATGCCAATCAAGACCATGTAAATTAGTGACCATATTTACGATCCATCCACATACGACCCACAATTTGAACCGTCTAGATAGTTGTAAATCAGCTacacataattaaaaaaattaataataatattaaattaGCGACACATGCAAGGTGATGAAACaccaactttttcttctttttttatttaaaaaaaaatgtgtagATTAACGTAGTACTCCACTCCTTCCAAGGAGCAAACTTCCTTTCTTTAAGTGAGAAAACTTTAGTAGTCTGTCGGCTAGTGTCATGGATGATACGCATACACTTAAAATTAGTTACAAAATGTATCCGTGGTCAGAATCGTTCAATCAACCGGTTTAACTTAGATTAATGTATGCCAGGTGTATAATTTCtgaatgcctgtgtatcaagcaccaTACACTGCCAGACTATCAtaactctcctttttttatgtACAATAATAGAGAAGATAAGATatcaggaagagagagagagagagagagagagagagagcaatggatTACTCCACGATGCTCCCATGGACTTTGATAGTTTTGGCATGCATTCATGTTATCTTACTTGTAAGAAAGAGAGTATCTTCTAATGGCAAGCTCCCACCAGGCCCCATCCCACTTCCCATTGTAGGAAGCCTCCTCAAACTCGGCAGCAAACCCAACGAGTCATTCACTGAGCTCGCCAAgacatatggcccactaatgacaCTTAAGCTTGGCTCCATAACCACGATCGTCGTTTCATCATCGATCATGGCCAAAGAGGTCCTTCAGAAGAATGATCAATCCTTCGCTGGTCGAGTCGTTGTTGCTGCCCTTGGTGGAGTTAGATTCTATGATTCATCATCTATAGTAGGGTCACCGCCAACCACATATTGGAGAAAGATACGGGCGATATGTAACACCCAAATGTTCACAATGGCAAGGCTAGCAGCCAATCAAGGCCTACGGCGCAAGAAAGTACAAGATCTAATCGCTCACATGCATGAGCATAGCCTATCAGGACGACCGATTGATATCGGCCAAGCAACCTTCACTACCACCCTCAACTTGATATTCAATACCGTCTTCTCTGTTGATTTGGTTGATCCCAACACCGATTCTGTACAAGAATTCAAGAATCTAGTGTGGGAAATTATGAAAGAACTTGGTAGGCCGAACCTGGCCGACTTTTTCCCAGTTCTAAGGGTGATCGACCCACAAGGCATCAGGCGTCACACAACTGCTTATTTCAAAAAATTGTATGCAATTTTCGATGAAATGATTGCCCAACGAATATTATCTAGATCCACCTCATCTGATTTTCCTAGAAGAAATGATTTCCTGGATGTGCTTCTTGATCAGAAGGatgacagaagttttgaatttggCGACAATGATATCAAGCCTGTACTTGCGGTACTATCTTTCTTCCTTAacacttttattttgttttattttattttattttttttctgtttttggtCAGAACCATAGTCcataaactctatggggcccacaatgatttgTATatctatatccactccatccaatccattttaccagataattttagggcctgagcgaaaaaatgaagcttatacaaagcttaattggaccacaccacagaaaattaTGTGAACTAAacatttaccgatgaaaatttcttgagggccacagaagttttggatcaggttgatatttgtgctttcccttcatccatgtctttgtgatcttatgaataggttgaatgtcaaataaacatcagtgtggTCTCTAGGAAGGCTTCAAATGTGGaaatcattgttcccactgtttcctgtgttgtggtccacttgagctttggatgtgcttcaattttgggctcaacatctaaaatgagttgtaaaaaggatggatggcgtggatagacaacatacattTAGGGTGAGCTCAACAAAGTATTCAGTTTATAATTATGAAGACTTACTTGACTTTAAAACTTCGGTGAGTTTGGAATTTGGATGCTTTCTCTATGCTATTTATTgtataaaatgtaaaaataatatataaattggtTTTTCGGTGACTTGCTTTTACACGTGCAAAATGTCTGCCTTCACAATTTTTAAATAACATGCATGACAAACCATAATGACCCTCCAGCAGAAATTAACCACCGCCATTAGCCCCCACacattagaatgcacataatctaaaATCTATTTACAAACATATTTCGTAGACTTAAAAGAGAACCTTAAcagtttatcatatatacaatgctcacatataataaaatcaatacttttaaaaactAGAATTAAACAATGGTCAGAAAGTACATACGTGCAAACATGAAATCTGCTACAAATGTTGCAGCTCTACCCAATGAAgtactcccaatcaacctgtaaaggttttcattCCTATATCCTTCATGACTAtaagtgccccctttgaaactttaaggacacgatcaaaATTGATAAATTTGCACTCTAGGCATTGGCATTTGGGCAACTGCAATCCACTTTCTTTGCTGCCACTGACCTCCCAGTTGAAGTTAGGGGCCTGTACAAATTAGACAGAATGGGATTGGGTTCTATTAGAGAGACCACTTGTTAGGGGATTACTTGCTGTTTATGCTATATAGGTTTTTCCTTAGGCGTCCCTGGCTATTTTTTATCCCAGGGAGGCCTCTTTTGCTGTAATCCTTCTTTTGATATATAGTAATATACACAGagtttttctataaaaaaaagtacaacgattctcaagagatttattcgcatatatattttataatttcGCCCACGTATTTGATGCAGTTTTGTCTCTCATGATATTGTAGGGGACCTCATCCATTAAGCACAATTAGATAGAGGTTctcgctttcttatccatcttatttCATTCATCTTTTGTCATAGATTTTGCTCACCTTTTAAGGAGAACTTCATCCAATCCTTGCTAAACCAGGATACatttcatcttaactttccattgtttaaaaaaaattagcCGAAATATTTCCTACATTGAACTTCAGGTTAGATGACATTGATACCTTACTTTCAGATTAGATCTTCTCTTCAACGTTatctctgatactacttgttggAAACCAAGGAAACACTCATAGACGAATCAAGCAAAATACTTGCAATCACACGaccaagtccaaacaagaacaatctaaatttaacatgaaaaaactATTTcggaaaaaaactacggcacaaagcgacgagtaatgcactataaaagaagaaattagaagagatAGAGTATTACTGATTTAAACAAGCCTTGAATCTTCTTCCCAAGCCCtagttatgcccttgaaacccttaagaACGATTTAGAAAGCCCTTTTATACTTTCAAGGACATataccgatatatatatatatatatatatatatatatatatatatatatctatatatatatatatatatatatatatatatatagtattatataatACATCcatcagaataggaaacaaatcccataCTTATGCAATTTTACACAGGCGCTCGATGGAACTTTGacgggacttcgatggcatcaaacttacttcaatgacatcgattaGCAACACTAAAAAGTTCCAACAACCAACATAGTTTTTCTCAATGGGACTTCGTTGTCATCAACACTTGCTCAATGGCACTTCAATGGCATAGACGGACCATGTtgtttatagatttaagacatcaacaataaaAACCATAGCAAGGGATTCctaagtgttcactccccaagtatagggttgtgatgtagtaataaactcggtaagaccgaggtcgaatccgtAGGGACTGAAACTTGAACGTTTCCTaaaactagatagaaatagagctagcctaagatgcaatctaaatcaaatataaattgatgaataattgtgagatatgaatgtaaaacttaaggaatttagaggaaggaaactagggattcagaggatccacttgtagggatcagggagatcttttgcctgcatcaagaatcacggaaatcaaactgaacctacttgatctagtcttcacaagatgaaaggtatatgaattagaatagattccatcaccaaaccatgcgcaggagacaaagtaaacaacagaattaagctaattaccaaccaaccaacaatgtatgaagatcaggaagggtactgtcatcctaccatacccatggaacaatgatgaacaacagggcttcctgacttcataacataaaaaggagaaaggaatactcaaagccattacaaacccattgtaatttcagtcacaacagaccgttaaagactaagaaaaatattcctttaaaaatcaactaaatcaaattcagtttataaattttaacttaaaggcacaaaatagaatctcccatctcgctacaggcttcacctcttagccctagctaagaggtttagccacacataggcatgatgcggctggatttaaaataaaaagagaaagaatagaagaagaaccaggtctctctctctcagctcatGTGCAGCTCTGTCCCTGCCAAGCTTCAGCCGTTGCTCACGTCCTCATCAGAAAGCTTTCTTCTCCCTGTCTTCATGTCACAACCAAGCCAAGCCTCTTTCCTTCCTTCCGTCCTCTCCTTTTATCCTCCCTGCAGATGGAGGCTGGACCTCCATCTTTCCGCGGTGGAGAGTGCCAAGAATTGTTTACGCACGGTATTGTGCGCAGCAACAGAAAACGCAAAAAAGGACTTGCGTTTCCATCGAGATTACTCTGCTATTCTTCCAAATACCTCAAAAAAGACATCATGGACAAGGTTAGGGCCACAGTTTCAAtatattggatggtctggatcatgcatccgaCCACCACCATGAACACACAATGGCCCACAACGGCcggatttcacggacgtgcgaaacagagccagcgcttcttgcgctggctgtcagtgggacccacatattgaCTTcgaatgataaatccactctgttaTTTGGATTCCCgacgaaaaactggtcaggaaggATGGGTTTTCTTCAAATTATGCATGGCTCATTGGACCAGATCCATTCACCGTCTATCTTTCTTTTAGACGATCAAAAATGAATCTCCGGGACCTTTTGAGaatttgccacctaggcatgcgtgatatggcccttgtgattctcatggacggtccagatctgccTTTTGAACAatgcatgggccccacaactcaaAATCGGAAGGCTagcgtccgtccgttacacggacgCTGGAGTCTTTTGGAAAGAGTCTCGGTCAGAGACGGAACGAGAATTCTTTTCGTTGccatgcacggctagtgcacttatgcactatgcacacccgactgaggtggggtccacaatgatgtatatatcaGATCTTCTCCgaccatcttcttcctctttttatttaagCCATTGAGTCCAAATCtgaagcgtatccagagatcaggtgggccccatatcactgttttggtgacTGATCTGTCAgctgggccactttcacagtgatctaggggctgaaatttgacgtgtacggttcatttatggttcgcaggccacgtatggagtttcgaactgatcagatggtgggaaccctatgatcttgcattctggacacttttcaggccacttgagcttcaatttctcaattttcttggatccttgacgtacaaatctgtcgatcttggtctcctagggtccgtcgcttgccttggtgacttcagaccattaaatccatgctttttagtaccTTTCCCactccaggctcgtgaatacgtcCTGCATCAcagacatgattaaatcaggccgttaaacagtactatgtttgcaAATCCtgacaataactggggtctgatatgcaatatttgaccctcaacacaacccccaaccagcattttgctagtcccgagcaaagtatgcgaaaaataatttcagaattacaggacaatttctacaaactcaagagatttatgaaaacaattTAGATACtcaaattttaagattcatgaatgttggcattactttctcctaaaatcaggctcacagtaaacttcataatcaagctcaaatattaatccattaattagaatgattctaaatattgagtttcaTGAGTGTATAGTGCAATCTCAGATTAACACCATTAAATTTCActcctctatttcaggatatcattggtaaccacaatagaattcatgataaccaacacctaacCCAAAggttgattcattcttccagcttttgatgaatttcacactatgtcaactttttaAAAGTACAGTCAAGGAGGAGAattgaatctacacctatagggagcaaacctatggtaaagaccaatTGCCAAAAAAATttttgaatgtcaaccttggggaatcaaaccttcacctgtagggagcaaacctatggtgaaaaccattcacccaatcttttcaatttctcaggttggttcctttcaagcttagtgatcaccaaattaatccttcaatatcgaatgaaaccttaatgtgtaagcgagatgtgacatgtaaaattatgattcaatcaatgtttaaaatttctaatcatagattaatagttctaacttaactgtgaaatctaacaaatagttgaatccaagagtcataaattctaacatcacttatcttgtaattctaaatccaagatggtcgtcaaaatcgcttcgaattcatacgaaattctagaaaaatttaaaaatttccacaatttctgctcaagacttaagaagatactgattaggaaacctaatctcccacccccaacctaaaatctacattgtcctcaatgtaaaagatatgagcatgcaatgcacttgggacaacgaaaagtaaatatgaagtgatgggaagatagtacctggatgaaggaatcaagaggctttccaaagatatctacgtaagagcaggtcagcacaaaagaaaaaccaacagaagtaaaataaaataacaaaaataaaatcctacctataccactttcgtaggtgctctcaattgcatttagcgtatgcaacaagcctttaaacccctaggttgcccctagtagacgagttgtagtctcatgagggtttgcagtaatgttacccacaaacattgaacaaaaaaaaatgaaatgaaatgaagagctgggctgcctcccaggagcgctaagtttactgtcttcaaccagacaaataaagcaactaccctagtcctatgaaagcaataaacctacctatacctccatcagattaagagatcaatcctggtaaacaggagcagtcaggggcatggacatgtcctctgaatcaaatttcttgaaaaatggttttaatcgttgtccattgactttaaactcattgccattgtcgagatctcttatctcaatgaccccatgaggaaaaacagtaacaacaatgtaagggccggtccaacgagatcgaagcttacccggaaagagatgtaatcgagaattgtacaaaaggaccttctgaccaggcgtgaatgattttcacaaaatgtgttggtcatgaaatgctttcatcttatccttgtaaattctcgaattatcgtacgcatcattccgaattttctcaagttcattcagttgaagtttgcgtagcgagctagcgttgtccagattgaaattaagatttttgatcgcccagtaagcTCCATGTTCCAGTTccacaagcaagtgacaagctttcccatagacaagtctaaagggagacattccaatagaggttttaaaggcagtacggtatgcccataaggcatcggtcaatcggattgaccaatccttacgatcagggttaattgttttctccaaaatgtgtttaattttcctattagaaatctcagcttgcccacttgtctgtgggtggtacggggtgctcaccttgtgagagataccgtatttcttcattaagctctcaaatggtttattacaaaagtgtgagcccccatcactaataatggctcgaggcgttccgaatcgagaaaggatgttttcttttaggaatttaatgaccgtgcgatggtcattagttcgacacggaatcgcttcaacccatttagtgacataatccacggcgagcaaaatatataaatttccaaatgattgggggaatggtcccatgaaatcgatgccccagcaatcaaatgcttcaatgataaggatgggattcaaaggcatcatatttcgatgggacaatgctcctaatttctgacaacgctcacaagctttacaaaactcatgagtgtccctacatatagtgggccaataaaagccacactgcagaatcttggccgtggtctttttagcagaaaagtgaccaccacaggcctgtgagtgacagaaggagatgacgctctgatgct of the Magnolia sinica isolate HGM2019 chromosome 7, MsV1, whole genome shotgun sequence genome contains:
- the LOC131250994 gene encoding geraniol 8-hydroxylase-like yields the protein MDYSTMLPWTLIVLACIHVILLVRKRVSSNGKLPPGPIPLPIVGSLLKLGSKPNESFTELAKTYGPLMTLKLGSITTIVVSSSIMAKEVLQKNDQSFAGRVVVAALGGVRFYDSSSIVGSPPTTYWRKIRAICNTQMFTMARLAANQGLRRKKVQDLIAHMHEHSLSGRPIDIGQATFTTTLNLIFNTVFSVDLVDPNTDSVQEFKNLVWEIMKELGRPNLADFFPVLRVIDPQGIRRHTTAYFKKLYAIFDEMIAQRILSRSTSSDFPRRNDFLDVLLDQKDDRSFEFGDNDIKPVLADIFLAGSDTSSTAVEWAMAELLRNPDCMAKARLELMKTIGSGQQVEESDIARLPYLQAVVKETLRLHPPAPLFNRKTITDVEISGFAIPKNTWVTVNVWAIGRDPNIWKDPSSFLPERFLGSDIDFKGQDFEFIPFGSGRRICPGLPLAFRMVHLMLASLLHSFDWKLPNGMMSSDIDMNSKFGITMQLAAPLRAIPTIDG